One stretch of Streptomyces sp. 135 DNA includes these proteins:
- a CDS encoding MFS transporter gives MVLLLAVVCGVAVGNVYFPQAVSPLVAEGLHVSADTATLVVTATQFGYAGGIFLLVPLGDRIPYRPLIAALLSLAGLGLLGAGLAPSLVPLVAASVLVGVTTVIAPIVAPMAAGLVPDDRRGAVTGTLLSGSIGGMLLSRAFGGSLGEWLGWRAPYLLSAALALLIALVLARALPKTTAPSRQSYPTLLGESLRLLRTEPQLRRSGFYQAMLFGAFSALWTGVALLMTGPVYGLGASAVGLLALVNAGTMISTPLAGRQVDRRGPDAVNLAATLAVLAAAAVLLFGGAGGAAGLTALAVGSLLLDVAMQSGMIANQVRIFALSDEARSRLNTAYMTCGYLGGSVGSWLGAHAYDTFGWPGVCGLVALLASLALTRHVLHVRSPASDA, from the coding sequence ATGGTGCTGCTGCTCGCCGTGGTGTGCGGCGTGGCCGTGGGCAACGTCTACTTCCCGCAGGCCGTCAGCCCGCTGGTCGCCGAGGGACTGCACGTGTCGGCGGACACCGCCACGCTGGTGGTCACGGCGACCCAGTTCGGCTACGCGGGCGGCATCTTCCTCCTCGTACCGCTCGGCGACCGCATCCCCTACCGGCCGCTCATCGCCGCGCTGCTCTCGCTCGCCGGGCTCGGTCTGCTCGGCGCGGGGCTCGCGCCGAGCCTGGTGCCGCTGGTCGCCGCGAGCGTTCTCGTCGGCGTCACCACCGTCATCGCCCCGATCGTGGCGCCCATGGCGGCGGGCCTGGTCCCCGACGACCGGCGCGGCGCCGTCACCGGCACCCTGCTCAGCGGCTCCATCGGCGGCATGCTGCTCTCCCGCGCCTTCGGCGGCAGCCTCGGCGAGTGGCTGGGCTGGCGCGCCCCGTATCTGCTGTCGGCGGCCCTGGCCCTGCTCATCGCGCTCGTCCTCGCCCGCGCGCTGCCGAAGACGACCGCGCCGTCGCGGCAGAGTTACCCGACGCTGCTCGGCGAGTCGCTGCGGCTGCTGCGGACCGAGCCTCAGCTGCGGCGCTCCGGCTTCTACCAGGCGATGCTCTTCGGCGCGTTCTCCGCACTGTGGACCGGCGTCGCGCTGCTGATGACCGGCCCCGTGTACGGGCTCGGGGCCTCGGCGGTCGGACTGCTGGCCCTCGTCAACGCCGGGACGATGATCAGTACGCCGCTCGCGGGCCGCCAGGTGGACCGGCGCGGCCCCGACGCGGTCAACCTCGCCGCCACCCTCGCGGTCCTCGCGGCGGCGGCCGTCCTCCTGTTCGGCGGCGCCGGCGGGGCGGCGGGACTCACGGCGCTGGCGGTGGGGTCACTGCTGCTCGACGTCGCCATGCAGTCGGGAATGATCGCCAACCAGGTACGCATCTTCGCGCTGAGCGACGAGGCGCGCTCCCGGCTCAACACGGCGTACATGACATGCGGCTACCTCGGCGGAAGCGTCGGCTCCTGGCTCGGCGCGCACGCCTACGACACCTTCGGCTGGCCGGGAGTCTGCGGCCTCGTGGCACTACTGGCGTCACTGGCCCTCACCCGCCATGTGCTCCACGTGAGGTCTCCTGCCTCCGACGCCTGA
- a CDS encoding GNAT family N-acetyltransferase, translating to MLIRPATAAELPALQDIERAAGEAFRALGMDAVADDEPPTVAELERFRRAGRAWVAADEAGAPLAYLLSEPLDEPAGSQWCTHVEHIEHIEQVTVHPRAARRGIGRALIDRLAERALAEGRTALTLTTFTDVPWNAPYYARIGFRPLTEAELTPGLRRIRAHEAGLGLDRWPRLCMRRALTAGPTADVTPRTAP from the coding sequence ATGCTGATCCGCCCCGCCACCGCCGCCGAACTCCCCGCCCTCCAGGACATCGAACGCGCGGCGGGGGAAGCCTTCCGCGCGCTCGGCATGGACGCCGTCGCGGACGACGAGCCGCCGACGGTGGCGGAGTTGGAGCGGTTCCGCCGGGCGGGCCGGGCGTGGGTCGCGGCGGACGAGGCGGGCGCCCCGCTCGCGTACCTGCTCAGCGAACCTCTCGACGAGCCGGCGGGGTCACAGTGGTGCACGCACGTCGAGCACATCGAGCACATCGAGCAGGTCACCGTGCACCCGCGTGCTGCCCGGCGCGGCATCGGGCGCGCCCTGATCGACCGGCTCGCGGAGCGGGCACTCGCCGAAGGCAGGACCGCCCTCACCCTCACCACCTTCACGGACGTCCCGTGGAACGCCCCCTACTACGCCCGCATCGGCTTCCGCCCCCTCACGGAAGCCGAACTCACCCCCGGTCTCCGGCGCATCCGCGCGCACGAGGCCGGACTGGGCCTGGACCGCTGGCCCCGCCTCTGCATGCGCCGCGCCCTGACGGCGGGACCCACGGCGGACGTCACTCCCCGTACCGCTCCCTGA
- a CDS encoding alpha-ketoglutarate-dependent dioxygenase AlkB produces the protein MAQHQLQLQGSLFDQSDEPRLRPLDPIRRTVLGDGAWIDLLPGWLTGADALFERLAADVPWQAERRQMYERVVDVPRLLAFYGAGEPLPHPVLDEARQALSAHYAAELGEEFATAGLCHYRDGRDSVAWHGDRIGRGAREDTMVAILSVGAPRDLLLRPRRGGATVRHPLGHGDLIVMGGSCQRTWEHAVPKSTRASGGRISVQFRPRGVR, from the coding sequence ATGGCACAGCACCAGCTCCAGCTCCAGGGGTCACTCTTCGATCAGAGCGACGAACCGCGGCTGCGTCCCCTGGACCCGATCCGCAGGACGGTGCTCGGCGACGGGGCGTGGATCGACCTCCTGCCGGGCTGGCTCACCGGCGCCGACGCCCTCTTCGAACGCCTCGCCGCGGACGTCCCGTGGCAGGCCGAGCGCCGCCAGATGTACGAGAGGGTCGTCGACGTACCGCGCCTGCTCGCCTTCTACGGCGCCGGAGAGCCGCTGCCCCACCCCGTGCTCGACGAGGCGCGGCAAGCACTGTCGGCGCACTACGCCGCCGAACTCGGCGAGGAGTTCGCGACGGCCGGCCTGTGCCACTACCGCGACGGGCGCGACAGCGTGGCGTGGCACGGCGACCGCATCGGCCGGGGCGCCCGCGAGGACACGATGGTCGCCATCCTCTCCGTGGGTGCACCGCGCGATCTGCTGCTGCGCCCGCGCCGCGGCGGGGCGACGGTCCGCCACCCGCTCGGGCACGGCGACCTGATCGTGATGGGCGGCTCCTGCCAGCGGACGTGGGAACATGCCGTCCCCAAGTCGACGAGGGCCTCCGGCGGGCGCATCAGTGTCCAGTTCCGCCCGCGGGGCGTGCGCTGA
- a CDS encoding AMP-binding protein, which produces MRSPRDSAELSYAHGTDDTPLLGDTIGRNLDRAVAAWPGRDALVDVAAGTRWTYAEFGAAVERLARGFLGSGVAKGDRVGIWAVNCAEWVLVQYATARVGAIMVNINPAYRAHELEFVLNQAGVSLLVASRAHKSSDYRALVDEVRPRCRELRAVHYIGDGSWDALLEAATSVTAAELAAREAELSCDDPVNIQYTSGTTGFPKGATLSHHNILNNGYWVGRTVGYTERDRICLPVPFYHCFGMVMGNLGATSHGACIVIPAPSFDPAATLRAVEQERCTSLYGVPTMFIAELNLPDFAAYDLTSLRTGIMAGSPCPVEVMKRVVAEMHMREVSICYGMTETSPVSTQTRRDDDLERRTGTVGRVLPHIEVKVVDPATGVTLPRGASGELCTRGYGVMRGYWNEPERTAEVIDAGRWMHTGDLAVMREDGYVQIVGRIKDMIIRGGENIYPREIEEFLYGHPKIADVQVVGVPDERYGEVPLACVILRGPDDTLTLAELQAYCKGKLAHYKVPAALRILESFPMTVSGKVRKIELRERYGE; this is translated from the coding sequence ATGCGAAGCCCACGTGACAGCGCTGAACTCTCGTACGCCCACGGCACCGATGACACCCCTCTCCTCGGCGACACCATCGGCCGCAACCTCGACCGGGCCGTCGCCGCCTGGCCCGGCCGCGACGCCCTCGTGGACGTCGCCGCGGGCACCCGGTGGACGTACGCGGAGTTCGGCGCCGCCGTCGAGCGGTTGGCGCGCGGCTTCCTCGGCTCCGGGGTGGCCAAGGGCGACCGCGTCGGGATCTGGGCGGTGAACTGCGCGGAGTGGGTGCTCGTGCAGTACGCCACCGCGCGGGTCGGCGCCATCATGGTGAACATCAACCCGGCCTACCGCGCACACGAGTTGGAGTTCGTGCTCAACCAGGCGGGCGTCTCGCTCCTGGTCGCCTCGCGGGCCCACAAGAGCAGCGACTACCGCGCGCTCGTCGACGAGGTGCGGCCCCGCTGCCGTGAGCTGCGCGCCGTCCACTACATCGGGGACGGCTCCTGGGACGCGCTGCTCGAAGCCGCCACCTCGGTCACGGCCGCGGAACTGGCCGCTCGCGAGGCGGAGTTGTCGTGCGACGACCCCGTGAACATCCAGTACACCTCGGGCACCACGGGCTTCCCCAAGGGAGCCACGCTCTCCCACCACAACATCCTCAACAACGGCTACTGGGTGGGCCGCACGGTCGGCTACACCGAGCGGGACCGCATCTGCCTGCCCGTCCCCTTCTACCACTGCTTCGGCATGGTGATGGGCAACCTCGGCGCCACCTCGCACGGCGCGTGCATCGTCATCCCCGCCCCGTCCTTCGACCCGGCCGCCACGCTGCGCGCCGTCGAGCAGGAGCGCTGCACCTCGCTGTACGGCGTGCCCACCATGTTCATCGCGGAGCTCAACCTCCCCGACTTCGCGGCGTACGACCTCACTTCGCTGCGCACCGGCATCATGGCGGGCTCGCCCTGCCCGGTGGAGGTGATGAAGCGGGTGGTCGCCGAGATGCACATGCGGGAGGTCTCCATCTGCTACGGCATGACCGAGACGTCACCCGTCTCCACGCAGACCCGCCGCGACGACGACCTGGAGCGCCGCACCGGCACCGTCGGCCGCGTCCTGCCGCACATCGAGGTGAAGGTCGTCGACCCGGCGACCGGCGTCACCCTGCCGCGCGGCGCCTCCGGCGAACTGTGCACCCGCGGTTACGGCGTGATGCGCGGCTACTGGAACGAGCCCGAGCGGACCGCCGAGGTCATCGACGCCGGCCGCTGGATGCACACCGGGGACCTGGCCGTCATGCGCGAGGACGGGTACGTCCAGATCGTCGGCCGCATCAAGGACATGATCATCAGGGGCGGCGAGAACATCTACCCGCGCGAGATCGAGGAGTTCCTGTACGGCCACCCCAAGATCGCCGACGTCCAGGTGGTGGGCGTGCCCGACGAGCGGTACGGAGAGGTGCCGCTCGCCTGCGTGATCCTGCGGGGCCCCGACGACACGCTGACGCTGGCGGAGCTCCAGGCGTACTGCAAGGGGAAGTTGGCCCACTACAAGGTGCCCGCGGCCCTGCGGATCCTGGAGTCCTTCCCGATGACGGTCTCGGGCAAGGTGCGCAAGATCGAGCTCAGGGAGCGGTACGGGGAGTGA
- the gcl gene encoding glyoxylate carboligase gives MARMTAARAAVEILKREGVVNAFGVPGAAINPFYKALKEGGGIDHTLARHVEGASHMAEGYTRSRPGNIGVCIGTSGPAGTDMITGLYSATGDSIPILCITGQAPTHLLHKEDFQAVDIATIAKPVTKMAVTVLEAAQVPGIFQQAFHLMRSGRPGPVLIDLPIDVQQTEIEFDPETYEPLPVYKPAATRAQIEKAIRFLVESERPLIVAGGGIINADASDLLVEFAEITNTPVVPTLMGWGTIPDDHDLNAGMVGQQTGHRYGNATFLESDFVLGIGNRWANRHTGYKLDVYTQGRKFVHVDIEPTQIGKIFAPDYGIASDAKAALELFVEVAKELKAAGELPDRSEWVASHLTRKETLQRRTHFDDVPMKPQRVYEEMNKAFGPETRYVTTIGLSQIAGAQMLHVYKPRHWINCGQAGPLGWTIPAALGAAKADPESPVVALSGDYDFQFMIEELAVGAQHRIPYVHVLVNNAYLGLIRQAQIGLDINFQVNLEFENQNSPELGVYGVDHVKVAEGLGCKAIRVTEPDELLPAFEQAKKLAAEYRVPVVVEAILERITNISMSPTADISAVKEFEEIATEPGHAPTAIRPLKV, from the coding sequence ATGGCTCGTATGACCGCTGCCCGCGCGGCAGTTGAGATCCTCAAGCGCGAGGGCGTCGTCAACGCGTTCGGTGTGCCGGGCGCCGCGATCAACCCCTTCTACAAGGCGCTCAAGGAGGGCGGTGGCATCGACCACACCCTCGCCCGCCACGTCGAGGGCGCCTCGCACATGGCCGAGGGCTACACCCGGTCCAGGCCGGGCAACATCGGCGTCTGCATCGGCACGTCGGGACCCGCGGGCACCGACATGATCACCGGCCTGTACTCCGCCACCGGCGACTCGATCCCGATCCTCTGCATCACCGGGCAGGCCCCGACGCACCTCCTGCACAAGGAGGACTTCCAGGCCGTCGACATCGCGACGATCGCCAAGCCGGTCACCAAGATGGCCGTGACCGTCCTGGAGGCCGCGCAGGTCCCCGGCATCTTCCAGCAGGCCTTCCACCTGATGCGTTCGGGCCGACCGGGCCCGGTCCTCATCGACCTGCCCATCGACGTCCAGCAGACCGAGATCGAGTTCGACCCGGAGACGTACGAGCCGCTGCCGGTCTACAAGCCCGCCGCGACCCGCGCCCAGATCGAGAAGGCGATCCGCTTCCTGGTCGAGTCCGAGCGCCCGCTGATCGTCGCGGGCGGCGGCATCATCAACGCCGACGCCTCCGACCTGCTCGTCGAGTTCGCCGAGATCACGAACACGCCTGTCGTGCCGACGCTGATGGGCTGGGGCACCATCCCCGACGACCACGACCTGAACGCCGGCATGGTCGGCCAGCAGACCGGCCACCGCTACGGCAACGCGACGTTCCTGGAGTCGGACTTCGTCCTCGGCATCGGCAACCGCTGGGCCAACCGTCACACCGGCTACAAGCTGGACGTGTACACCCAGGGCCGCAAGTTCGTGCACGTCGACATCGAGCCGACCCAGATCGGCAAGATCTTCGCCCCCGACTACGGCATCGCCTCCGACGCCAAGGCCGCGCTGGAGCTGTTCGTCGAGGTCGCGAAGGAGCTGAAGGCCGCCGGTGAGCTGCCCGACCGCTCGGAGTGGGTCGCCTCCCACCTCACGCGCAAGGAGACCCTCCAGCGCCGCACGCACTTCGACGACGTGCCCATGAAGCCGCAGCGCGTCTACGAGGAGATGAACAAGGCCTTCGGCCCCGAGACGCGCTACGTCACCACGATCGGCCTCTCGCAGATCGCCGGCGCCCAGATGCTGCACGTCTACAAGCCGCGCCACTGGATCAACTGCGGCCAGGCGGGCCCGCTCGGCTGGACCATCCCGGCCGCGCTCGGCGCCGCCAAGGCCGACCCGGAGAGCCCGGTCGTCGCCCTCTCCGGCGACTACGACTTCCAGTTCATGATCGAGGAGCTGGCGGTCGGCGCACAGCACCGCATCCCGTACGTCCACGTCCTGGTCAACAACGCCTACCTCGGCCTGATCCGCCAGGCGCAGATCGGCCTGGACATCAACTTCCAGGTCAACCTGGAGTTCGAGAACCAGAACTCCCCGGAGCTCGGCGTCTACGGCGTGGACCACGTCAAGGTCGCCGAGGGCCTCGGCTGCAAGGCGATCCGCGTCACCGAGCCCGACGAGCTGCTGCCGGCCTTCGAGCAGGCCAAGAAGCTCGCGGCCGAGTACCGCGTGCCGGTGGTCGTCGAGGCGATCCTGGAGCGCATCACGAACATCTCGATGAGCCCGACGGCCGACATCAGCGCGGTCAAGGAGTTCGAGGAGATCGCAACGGAGCCCGGCCACGCGCCGACTGCCATCCGTCCGCTGAAGGTCTGA
- a CDS encoding NHLP bacteriocin export ABC transporter permease/ATPase subunit produces the protein MLWLVVAGALDLFAVDAVQQGHWHYLGRLEPGALLLGPVEGPQHTLVGRPLAGCELRRVPLRELYRPDHGDTWSHDQQYPSRYDTQYDSEDTALSLLEHAFALGIGRGHRVLFEAPLDGRTVGDEVVTDDDILWMPVAPGSVQYGAAYSAEAAGDLLVDAALWQRMVNQQYRLLSTLDRWIERLERAHEDRTAAGIKAGESVREQADRTLVASIGRVGRGDARRTASRGGDDATYAACRLVAEAAGITLAGLSDSGAVSDRIDPVERIAVASRVRTRAVRLAGRWWRENAGPLVGHRAASGAPVALLWRRGGYEAVHPTSGRRTRVDGANADEFEPQAVMFYRPLPDRPLTPWRLFRFGLRGTRGDLRNLALAGLVTVVIGALVPVATGQVLGVLVPNGEKGLIVQVSLAVMITSIVSAAFMLLQNLTVLRMEGRMESTLQPAVWDRLLRLPTRFFASRSTGELASAALGVSAIRRVLSGIGPVALQAGTIGAMNLALLLFYSVPLALAALAMLAVIAAVFLALGLAELRWQRRLIELGNKLNNQAFQTLRGLPKLRVAGAESFAYAAWAGQFARSRELQRRAGRIKNATTVLNSVYLPLCTLVMFVLLAGPARGSLTAGEFLTFSTAVTMLLTSVTQLTGALISAAAVLPMFEQIKPVLDEAPEVRAGSTQPGELQGAIEARGLSFRYTDDGPLVLDDVSLAIRPGEFVAVVGPSGCGKSTLLRLLIGFDEPVSGSVLYDGQDLAALDQAAVRRQCGVVLQNAQPLTGSILECICGAESFTQEEAWEAAAMAGLAEDIKRMPMGLHTMISGGGAVSGGQRQRLMIAQALIRRPRVLFFDEATSALDNATQRTVIDSTRALNATRVVIAHRLSTVMDADRVLVMAEGRIVEQGPPAQLLADPDGRLRELVRRQMR, from the coding sequence GTGCTGTGGCTCGTGGTGGCGGGCGCACTCGACCTGTTCGCCGTCGACGCCGTGCAGCAGGGCCACTGGCACTACCTCGGCCGCCTGGAGCCGGGCGCCCTGCTCCTCGGCCCCGTCGAGGGCCCCCAGCACACCCTGGTCGGCCGCCCCCTGGCGGGCTGCGAGCTGCGCCGTGTCCCGCTGCGCGAGCTGTACCGCCCCGACCACGGCGACACCTGGTCCCACGATCAGCAGTACCCCAGCCGGTACGACACCCAGTACGACTCCGAGGACACCGCGCTGAGCCTGCTGGAGCACGCCTTCGCGCTCGGCATCGGGCGCGGCCACCGGGTCCTGTTCGAAGCGCCGCTCGACGGCCGCACCGTGGGCGACGAGGTGGTCACCGACGACGACATCCTCTGGATGCCGGTCGCGCCGGGCAGCGTCCAGTACGGCGCCGCCTACAGCGCCGAGGCCGCGGGTGACCTGCTCGTCGACGCCGCGCTGTGGCAGCGCATGGTCAACCAGCAGTACCGGCTGCTCTCGACGCTCGACCGCTGGATCGAACGCCTGGAGCGCGCCCACGAGGACCGCACGGCGGCCGGCATCAAGGCGGGCGAGAGCGTCCGCGAGCAGGCCGACCGCACCCTGGTCGCCTCCATCGGCCGCGTGGGCAGGGGCGACGCGCGCCGCACCGCGTCCCGGGGCGGTGACGACGCCACGTACGCCGCGTGCCGGCTGGTCGCCGAGGCGGCGGGCATCACGCTGGCCGGCCTCTCGGACAGCGGTGCGGTGAGCGACCGGATCGACCCGGTGGAGCGGATCGCGGTGGCCTCGCGGGTGCGCACCCGCGCCGTCCGGCTCGCCGGGCGCTGGTGGCGCGAGAACGCGGGCCCGCTGGTGGGCCACCGCGCGGCGAGCGGAGCGCCGGTCGCCCTGCTGTGGCGGCGCGGCGGCTACGAAGCGGTGCACCCCACGTCCGGGCGGCGCACCCGGGTCGACGGTGCGAACGCCGACGAGTTCGAGCCGCAGGCCGTCATGTTCTACCGGCCGCTGCCCGACCGGCCGTTGACGCCGTGGCGGCTGTTCCGCTTCGGTCTGCGGGGCACCCGGGGCGACCTGCGCAACCTCGCCCTCGCCGGTCTGGTGACGGTCGTGATCGGCGCCCTCGTGCCGGTCGCGACGGGCCAGGTGCTCGGTGTCCTCGTCCCGAACGGCGAGAAGGGCCTCATCGTCCAGGTCTCCCTGGCCGTCATGATCACCAGCATCGTCTCCGCGGCGTTCATGCTGCTCCAGAACCTCACCGTCCTGCGGATGGAGGGCCGCATGGAGAGCACCCTCCAACCGGCTGTGTGGGACCGCCTGTTGAGGCTGCCCACGCGCTTCTTCGCGTCCCGTTCCACCGGTGAGCTGGCGAGCGCGGCCCTGGGCGTGAGTGCCATCCGCCGCGTCCTGTCGGGCATCGGCCCCGTCGCGCTGCAAGCCGGCACGATCGGCGCGATGAACCTCGCCCTGCTGCTCTTCTACAGCGTGCCCCTCGCCCTGGCCGCGCTGGCGATGCTGGCCGTCATCGCCGCCGTGTTCCTCGCGCTCGGACTCGCCGAACTGCGCTGGCAGCGGCGCCTGATAGAGCTCGGCAACAAGCTCAACAACCAGGCGTTCCAGACCCTGCGCGGCCTGCCCAAACTCCGCGTGGCCGGGGCGGAGAGCTTCGCGTACGCGGCGTGGGCCGGACAGTTCGCGCGCAGCCGGGAGCTGCAACGGCGCGCGGGCCGCATCAAGAACGCGACCACGGTCCTCAACTCCGTCTACCTGCCTCTCTGTACGCTCGTCATGTTCGTCCTCCTCGCGGGCCCGGCCCGCGGCAGCCTCACGGCGGGGGAGTTCCTCACCTTCAGCACCGCCGTGACGATGCTGCTGACCTCCGTCACCCAGCTCACCGGCGCGCTGATCTCGGCGGCCGCGGTCCTCCCGATGTTCGAGCAGATCAAACCGGTCCTCGACGAGGCGCCGGAGGTGCGGGCCGGCAGCACCCAGCCGGGTGAGCTCCAGGGCGCGATCGAGGCACGGGGCCTGTCCTTCCGCTACACCGACGACGGCCCGCTGGTCCTTGACGACGTGTCCCTCGCGATCCGGCCCGGCGAGTTCGTGGCCGTCGTCGGCCCGAGCGGCTGCGGCAAGTCGACGCTGCTGCGCCTCCTGATCGGCTTCGACGAACCCGTCTCCGGCAGCGTGCTCTACGACGGCCAGGACCTCGCCGCCCTGGACCAGGCGGCCGTACGCCGTCAGTGCGGCGTCGTCCTCCAGAACGCCCAGCCGCTCACCGGCTCCATCCTGGAGTGCATCTGCGGCGCCGAGTCGTTCACGCAGGAGGAGGCGTGGGAGGCCGCAGCCATGGCGGGCCTCGCCGAGGACATCAAGCGCATGCCGATGGGCCTGCACACGATGATCTCCGGCGGCGGCGCGGTCTCCGGCGGCCAGCGCCAGCGGCTGATGATCGCCCAGGCGCTGATCCGCCGCCCCCGCGTCCTCTTCTTCGACGAGGCCACGAGCGCCCTGGACAACGCGACTCAGCGCACCGTCATCGACAGCACCCGCGCCCTGAACGCCACCCGCGTCGTCATCGCCCACCGCCTGTCCACCGTCATGGACGCCGACCGGGTCCTCGTCATGGCGGAGGGCCGCATCGTCGAACAGGGGCCTCCCGCACAGCTCCTCGCGGACCCGGACGGGCGGCTGCGGGAACTGGTGCGGCGCCAGATGCGCTGA
- a CDS encoding YdeI/OmpD-associated family protein — protein MGMDSLDGLKVVFFADEQQLTAWLDEHHGDSPGIWVRLAKKNSGVASVTAVEVNDVALCYGWITGHRKSYDDVHYLQKITRRRPRSLWSKVNIDRVAELTAEGRMREPGLAEVAAAQADGRWDAAYESQRNATVPDDLEAALAASPAARRTFDGLARSQRYTVLHRLMTARKAATRAARLERMITALESGDKVS, from the coding sequence ATGGGAATGGACTCACTGGACGGCCTGAAGGTCGTGTTCTTCGCCGACGAACAGCAGTTGACGGCGTGGCTGGACGAGCACCACGGCGACTCCCCGGGAATCTGGGTGAGGCTCGCCAAGAAGAACTCGGGCGTGGCCTCGGTGACGGCCGTGGAGGTCAACGACGTGGCGCTCTGCTACGGCTGGATCACCGGCCACCGCAAGTCGTACGACGACGTCCACTACCTCCAGAAGATCACCCGCCGCCGCCCGCGCAGCCTGTGGTCGAAGGTGAACATCGACCGCGTCGCGGAACTGACCGCCGAGGGCCGCATGCGCGAACCGGGCCTCGCGGAAGTCGCCGCCGCGCAGGCGGACGGGCGCTGGGACGCGGCGTACGAGTCGCAGCGCAACGCCACGGTGCCGGACGACCTGGAGGCCGCGCTCGCGGCGAGTCCGGCGGCGCGGCGGACCTTCGACGGCCTCGCCAGGTCTCAGCGCTACACGGTGCTGCACCGCCTGATGACGGCGAGGAAGGCCGCCACGCGAGCGGCCCGCCTGGAGCGGATGATCACGGCCCTGGAGTCCGGTGACAAGGTGAGCTGA
- a CDS encoding DUF5954 family protein: MGDDWKQRLNQLHAGLVRRDDPAELVTEADAVDASYRYPHLAVRGPVFGLATQDPAVGPEWRVLKPIVDGMPQQARDALNSVLWFKAKDDTDDPAARRDLLAAVAVLEREPVDELEVLGVRYRVVRGDEFARTGPDGLEPPRPTDPEPADRSWAGRHRAPSTDLGFALDPGEEAPGLMTSALKLGLRGFAYAGARFPADVRADSERAVTTHPDIALLPVGFGVAERSEKGWRPRSALMPTPHDARRMLYDAMTESWPMFHEFDDEEKAAYARAAEEFKATPRANEARVGDSVYRICRTERLVRCGPDGPEPPRPSDVDSYGPMKMHPTMDEDGTLHYDD; this comes from the coding sequence ATGGGTGATGACTGGAAGCAACGACTGAACCAGCTCCACGCCGGTTTGGTGCGACGGGACGATCCCGCCGAGCTGGTGACCGAGGCCGACGCCGTCGACGCGTCGTACCGCTATCCGCATCTCGCGGTCCGCGGGCCCGTCTTCGGTCTCGCGACGCAGGATCCCGCGGTCGGGCCCGAATGGCGGGTGCTGAAGCCGATCGTGGACGGCATGCCCCAGCAGGCCAGGGACGCGCTGAACTCGGTGCTGTGGTTCAAGGCCAAGGACGACACCGACGACCCCGCCGCGCGCCGGGACCTGCTGGCCGCGGTCGCCGTCCTCGAACGCGAGCCGGTCGACGAGCTGGAGGTCCTCGGGGTGCGCTACCGCGTGGTGCGCGGCGACGAGTTCGCCCGCACCGGCCCCGACGGCCTGGAGCCGCCCCGCCCGACGGACCCGGAACCGGCCGACCGCTCCTGGGCCGGGCGCCACCGCGCCCCGTCCACGGACCTCGGTTTCGCGCTCGACCCCGGCGAGGAGGCTCCGGGGCTGATGACGAGCGCCCTGAAGCTGGGGCTGCGGGGTTTCGCCTATGCCGGCGCGCGGTTCCCCGCCGACGTCCGCGCGGACTCCGAGCGGGCCGTCACCACCCATCCCGACATCGCTCTGCTGCCCGTCGGCTTCGGCGTGGCCGAGCGCAGCGAGAAGGGGTGGCGGCCGCGGTCCGCCCTGATGCCCACCCCGCACGACGCCCGCCGGATGCTGTACGACGCGATGACGGAATCCTGGCCGATGTTCCACGAGTTCGACGACGAGGAGAAGGCGGCGTACGCGCGAGCCGCCGAAGAGTTCAAGGCCACCCCCCGCGCCAATGAGGCGCGCGTGGGTGACAGCGTGTACAGGATCTGCCGTACGGAACGGCTGGTGCGCTGTGGCCCCGACGGCCCGGAACCGCCCCGCCCCTCGGACGTCGACTCCTACGGCCCCATGAAGATGCACCCCACGATGGACGAGGACGGCACGCTGCACTACGACGACTGA